The genomic region GGAAGGTTTTCTGCGCGGCGCTGTTATCAAGCAGGTCGTCAAGACTGCAATGGGGTGCGGTTGACCAACCGCAAGTATTGACCTCAACCCCGCTGACACCAAGGCGCGCTGCATGATCAAGCATATCCTCAAAAGACAACCCGCCGAGACTGTCGGATACAAAGCCAAGCTTCATTTATAAAACTCCGGTTTTGGGGCCATGGTGACGGGGTGCTTGCACCCTTCGGCCAAGGCACGCGTGCCTGCCATCGCGACTACGGCGGCGGCATAGCCATCCCAACAATCTGCCGCGCGGGAAGGGAATTGACCGCTGTCTACAAAGGTCAAGAAATCGCGGTTTTGGCGCAGATAGGCCTCGTGGTAGCGGCCACGCCAATCGCTTTCATATCGGGTAGCGGCCTGCAGCCCTGCATCGAGCCGCGTATAGGCGATGGGGGCCATGGTGATGCTGCCTGTCTCCCCAACCAATTCGGCCCGCACATCATACCCATAGGCCGCATTGTTGTTGATCTCGATGGTGACCAGTTGATCATCATCCGTCTCAAGCACCATAATCACAGGGGCCACGACATCATCTGAACGGCGCGGTTGATACGCGCTGATGGATGTATATTCACAGCCCAAAACATGACGGACCACATCAAATTCATGGGGCGCAGAATTGGTGATCGCCATAGCCCCTGTAAATTCTGCATTCGGCGTTTCCACATTGCGGTGGAAATTATGCATCATCAAGGCGCGGCCAAGTGCCCCTTGGGTTAAGGCATCGCGCATCTCGATATAGGATTGGTCATAGCGGCGCATGAAGCCCAACATCACATGGCGGTGGCCAGCTGTGATTTCAGCCTCCATCACCGCGAGGCATTCGGCG from Rhodobacterales bacterium HKCCA1288 harbors:
- a CDS encoding Gfo/Idh/MocA family oxidoreductase; amino-acid sequence: MSIRLAVIGAGLMGADHAQIIAEELPNATLEVICDMDETRARSVADRCGARDISTDPAAVIARADVDALVIASPDFTHAPLSLRATQAGKPVLCEKPLSQDVAECLAVMEAEITAGHRHVMLGFMRRYDQSYIEMRDALTQGALGRALMMHNFHRNVETPNAEFTGAMAITNSAPHEFDVVRHVLGCEYTSISAYQPRRSDDVVAPVIMVLETDDDQLVTIEINNNAAYGYDVRAELVGETGSITMAPIAYTRLDAGLQAATRYESDWRGRYHEAYLRQNRDFLTFVDSGQFPSRAADCWDGYAAAVVAMAGTRALAEGCKHPVTMAPKPEFYK